The proteins below are encoded in one region of Dyella jiangningensis:
- the mnmE gene encoding tRNA uridine-5-carboxymethylaminomethyl(34) synthesis GTPase MnmE, producing MTTTDTIAAIASAPGAAGVGVLRVSGPAVPGIAAELLGRDPEPRRAHFTAFRERDGDLIDRGLLLYFPAPASYTGEHVLELQGHGSPVLLDALLRRVCAMGARLARPGEFTERAFLNGKLDLAQAEAVADLIAARSQAGARAALRSMEGVFSRKVHDLLASLIGLRVHIEAAIDFPEEEIDFLADPAIMHKLDALRAQLAGLLREAQRGVRLNDGLRVAIIGRPNAGKSSLLNALSGSDRAIVTDIAGTTRDVLREHLSLDGIALELADTAGLRETDDPVEQEGVRRAQGELARADVALLVTDMQHAEHDLSLLADLPSSVERLVLINKIDIDHTDARYEERDDAIWVWASAKTGEGLDALREHLKRLAGAGSGEGAFSARRRHVLALEQVEYRLDRADEVLRVTQAGELVAEELRQAQHALGEVTGTYTSDDLLGAIFSSFCIGK from the coding sequence CCAGCGCTCCCGGTGCCGCTGGTGTCGGCGTGCTTCGCGTTTCCGGGCCTGCGGTGCCGGGCATCGCGGCAGAACTGCTCGGTCGCGATCCCGAACCGCGCCGCGCGCACTTCACCGCTTTTCGCGAGCGCGACGGTGACTTGATCGATCGCGGTCTGTTGCTCTACTTCCCTGCGCCGGCGTCGTACACGGGTGAACATGTGCTGGAACTGCAGGGACACGGCAGCCCTGTACTGCTCGACGCACTGCTGCGCCGTGTCTGTGCGATGGGCGCGCGACTGGCTCGGCCGGGTGAGTTCACCGAACGCGCATTCTTGAACGGCAAGCTCGACCTCGCGCAGGCCGAAGCCGTCGCCGATCTGATCGCTGCACGTTCGCAAGCCGGCGCCCGCGCGGCGTTGCGTTCGATGGAAGGCGTGTTCTCCCGCAAGGTGCACGACCTGCTGGCATCGTTGATCGGCCTGCGCGTGCACATCGAAGCGGCCATCGATTTCCCGGAGGAGGAAATCGATTTCCTCGCCGATCCGGCGATCATGCACAAGCTCGATGCGCTGCGTGCGCAGTTGGCCGGGCTGCTTCGCGAAGCGCAGCGTGGCGTGCGGCTCAACGATGGTCTGCGGGTTGCCATCATCGGACGTCCAAACGCGGGCAAGTCCAGTTTGCTTAACGCGCTGTCCGGCAGCGACCGCGCCATCGTCACCGACATCGCCGGCACCACTCGCGATGTCCTGCGCGAGCACCTCAGCCTCGACGGCATCGCGCTCGAACTGGCTGACACCGCGGGCCTGCGCGAAACCGATGACCCGGTGGAGCAGGAAGGCGTGCGTCGAGCACAGGGGGAACTTGCACGTGCCGATGTCGCGCTGCTGGTCACCGACATGCAGCATGCCGAACACGATCTATCGCTGCTGGCCGACCTGCCTTCCAGCGTGGAGCGGCTCGTATTGATCAACAAGATCGACATCGACCATACCGACGCCCGTTACGAGGAACGCGACGATGCCATCTGGGTGTGGGCTTCGGCGAAAACGGGCGAAGGCCTCGACGCTTTGCGCGAACACCTCAAGCGGCTGGCCGGTGCCGGCAGCGGCGAAGGCGCTTTCAGCGCGCGCCGCCGCCATGTGCTGGCGCTGGAACAGGTGGAATATCGCCTCGACCGCGCCGACGAAGTCCTGCGCGTGACCCAGGCGGGTGAACTGGTCGCCGAGGAGCTACGCCAGGCCCAGCACGCTTTGGGCGAAGTCACCGGTACCTACACGAGCGACGACCTGTTGGGAGCGATCTTCAGTTCGTTCTGCATCGGCAAGTAG